GACGGAAGTCGCCATCATCGCCCTCGGTGGGATTGTGACCGCGCGCAGCCTCCGGATCGCCGGGGACGAGATGGACGAAGCCATTATTCAGTACGCTCGCAAGGCGTACAACCTTCTAATCGGCGAACGGACGGCGGAGGACATCAAGATCGCCGTGGGCTCCGCGTTCCCGCAGCCCGAGGAGCAGACGATTGCGGTCCGCGGCCGCGATCTGGTTTCGGGGTTGCCCCGGACCGTGCGGATGACCAGCATGGAAATCCGCGAGGCGATAGCAGAGCCAATCGCTGGCATCGTAGAGGCCGTGAAGATGACCCTCGAGCGGACGCCACCGGAGCTCGCGGCCGATATCGTCGACCGCGGGATCGTCATGGCCGGGGGCGGGTCGCTGCTTCGCGGCCTCGACCGGCTGCTCGCCGAAGAGACCGGGATGCCGGTGACGCTCACCGATGATCCGCTGGGCAGCGTGGCGCTGGGGACCGGAAGGGCGCTCGAGGAGCTCGAGACCCTGAAGAAGGTGCTCATCGCGAGGAAGAAGTCCTAGAGGGTGCTGTGTTGTTCGACGCTCGGGCTAGCTCTGCGAACTTTGCGGATGTCGCACGGCGATGACCGTGAAGGACAGAAGCGCGATACGAAGGATCTTGGGCGGTGTCGCGGGCGCTTACGCCGCGTAGTTTGTTTGCCCGTCCCCTCCTGCGCGAGAATGAGGCGATCCCTCAGTGTCTTCATCGGGCGCCGAGATGGACCCAGAGCGTGCCCAACTAATTTAGGTTGTGCTCTGGGGGTGGGCCACAGGCGATGCCCCGGTGTCGTGGACGGGTGAATCTGATCGTCAAAACAGGAGATGACACGATGCCGAAACGGATCATAAGAACGGAACAGGCTCCGGTAGCCTTCGGGCCTGCTTCGCAGGCCGTCGTGGCCAACGGTTTGGTCTTCGTTGCCGGCCAGGTGGCGATCGACCCGCGGACCGAGCAGCTCGTTCTGGGAGATACCCGGGTCCAGACGAAGCGGGTGATGGAAAACATCAGGGCCGTGCTCCAGGCGGCCGGATCCTCGCTGGACAAGGTCGTCAAGACGACCGTGTTTCTGCGAAATCTGAATGACTTCGGCGCCATGAACGAGGTCTACTGGCAGTACTTCCAGGAGAATCCACCCGC
This sequence is a window from bacterium. Protein-coding genes within it:
- a CDS encoding rod shape-determining protein → TEVAIIALGGIVTARSLRIAGDEMDEAIIQYARKAYNLLIGERTAEDIKIAVGSAFPQPEEQTIAVRGRDLVSGLPRTVRMTSMEIREAIAEPIAGIVEAVKMTLERTPPELAADIVDRGIVMAGGGSLLRGLDRLLAEETGMPVTLTDDPLGSVALGTGRALEELETLKKVLIARKKS
- a CDS encoding Rid family detoxifying hydrolase, whose amino-acid sequence is MPKRIIRTEQAPVAFGPASQAVVANGLVFVAGQVAIDPRTEQLVLGDTRVQTKRVMENIRAVLQAAGSSLDKVVKTTVFLRNLNDFGAMNEVYWQYFQENPPACSMVQVDRLRHGAAVEIEVVALS